From the genome of Pelobacter propionicus DSM 2379, one region includes:
- a CDS encoding F0F1 ATP synthase subunit epsilon, with the protein MAEKMKLEIITPYAKVVDAEVDEVMATGALGEFGVLPDHAPFLTSLKIGELCYKSNSVLSCMALNWGYFEIRENRIVILVETAEHAHEIDVERARSAQTRAEQALKTLGPEDKQFKVYEAALERALIRMQVAGKATRK; encoded by the coding sequence ATGGCTGAAAAGATGAAGCTTGAGATTATAACACCCTATGCCAAGGTGGTGGATGCCGAGGTGGACGAGGTCATGGCCACCGGTGCGTTGGGCGAATTCGGCGTGCTCCCGGACCATGCCCCTTTCCTGACATCGCTGAAGATCGGCGAGCTCTGCTACAAGAGCAACAGTGTGCTCTCCTGCATGGCGCTGAACTGGGGCTACTTCGAGATCCGTGAAAACAGGATTGTCATTCTGGTGGAGACCGCCGAGCATGCCCATGAGATCGACGTGGAGCGGGCCAGATCTGCCCAGACCCGCGCGGAGCAGGCGCTGAAGACACTGGGGCCGGAGGACAAGCAGTTCAAGGTCTACGAGGCGGCGCTGGAACGCGCCCTGATACGCATGCAGGTGGCAGGAAAGGCAACCAGAAAATAG
- a CDS encoding AtpZ/AtpI family protein, which produces MNSERKELFRSLAQLSSMGISVVAAIAIGVWFGLTLDGWLGTSPWFFYLFLCIGIAAGFKNIYLIASREVRRDDDATA; this is translated from the coding sequence ATGAATAGTGAACGCAAAGAGCTCTTTCGCAGTCTGGCACAACTTTCCAGTATGGGGATATCGGTTGTTGCGGCAATTGCAATCGGTGTCTGGTTCGGACTGACGCTTGACGGCTGGCTCGGGACATCACCCTGGTTCTTTTATCTGTTTCTCTGTATAGGCATTGCAGCCGGCTTCAAGAATATCTATCTGATTGCCAGCAGAGAGGTTCGCCGCGACGATGATGCTACTGCATGA
- a CDS encoding ATP synthase subunit I translates to MMLLHEEQSVGLVVKVSVALLLLLSLFGLLFFSTETGLGVLAGGAIGIANFLWMHRILRRILATLPNNPNRQAMVWLVLRLVVLAGILYPLVVSGSVSLAGLLTGLSIIVLSIGSLSFRAVLTARG, encoded by the coding sequence ATGATGCTACTGCATGAGGAACAGAGTGTCGGGCTTGTCGTCAAAGTAAGTGTGGCACTGCTTCTGCTCTTGTCTCTTTTTGGCCTGCTGTTTTTTTCCACCGAAACCGGACTGGGGGTCTTGGCTGGCGGCGCCATCGGGATAGCAAACTTCCTCTGGATGCACCGCATACTCCGGCGCATCCTGGCGACGCTCCCGAACAACCCGAACAGGCAGGCCATGGTCTGGCTGGTGCTGCGTCTGGTCGTATTGGCAGGTATCCTCTATCCGCTCGTGGTGTCGGGCTCTGTTTCTCTTGCAGGCCTGCTCACGGGGCTCTCCATCATAGTACTGAGCATAGGAAGCCTCTCGTTTCGTGCCGTCCTTACCGCGCGGGGCTAA
- a CDS encoding MFS transporter yields MPKPAGLFTPAFLVINFQFALVTGIAALFFAFSGYLAHLGISPATAGFIISADALAALIIQPLIAPLVHPGSARRWLCGGSLVLATALFMIGQSDSVPLLVTARLLQGAGFICVLTALITMVVQLIPPEMSGRAFGWVSLIRLVPYAIIPPLLDFTRLPPSSFGTVLNLAGGAALIPLLGLLLPRSGQETTAGGAPSPGLSGMRDSLSSPAISLLLVSALLFFCGYSAIFFYLKQFGSSLGIAKPSLFFSIATLAMILVRVAGGWLFDRYSKLLFCGAGLLAVAVCYALLPLSPSGRMFFTLAGLCGLGWGISMPLQAAVMFDISAPRARGLNQNLLIVMMQGGFFLGPFLGGQIISCSGFGPLFASLALLTLASLLTMLVAGHYAKRHGAEGSGQAVS; encoded by the coding sequence ATGCCTAAACCAGCCGGCCTGTTCACGCCCGCCTTTCTGGTGATCAATTTCCAGTTCGCGCTGGTGACCGGCATTGCCGCGCTGTTCTTCGCCTTCTCAGGCTATCTGGCGCACCTGGGGATCAGTCCGGCAACCGCCGGTTTCATCATCAGCGCCGACGCCCTGGCGGCCCTGATCATCCAGCCGCTGATCGCGCCCCTGGTACACCCCGGTTCGGCGCGGCGCTGGCTGTGCGGTGGCTCGCTGGTCCTGGCAACGGCACTGTTCATGATCGGCCAGTCCGACTCGGTGCCGCTCCTGGTGACCGCACGCCTGCTGCAGGGGGCAGGCTTTATCTGCGTCCTGACCGCGCTGATTACCATGGTCGTCCAACTGATCCCCCCGGAGATGAGCGGCCGCGCCTTTGGCTGGGTCTCCCTGATTCGGCTGGTCCCCTACGCCATCATACCGCCGCTGTTGGATTTCACGCGCCTTCCCCCCTCCTCCTTCGGGACCGTGCTGAACCTGGCAGGAGGAGCGGCGCTGATCCCGCTCCTTGGGTTGCTACTCCCCCGTTCCGGGCAGGAAACAACGGCGGGGGGGGCGCCGTCCCCGGGGCTGTCCGGCATGCGCGACAGCCTGAGTTCACCCGCAATATCCCTGCTGCTTGTGTCGGCGCTGCTCTTCTTCTGCGGTTACTCCGCCATCTTCTTCTACCTGAAGCAGTTCGGCAGCAGCCTGGGCATCGCCAAACCCAGCCTCTTCTTCTCCATCGCCACCCTGGCGATGATTCTGGTCAGGGTGGCGGGAGGATGGCTGTTCGACAGGTACAGCAAGCTTCTCTTCTGCGGCGCGGGACTCCTGGCCGTGGCTGTCTGCTATGCCCTGCTGCCCCTCTCCCCGTCCGGCCGGATGTTCTTCACCCTTGCCGGACTCTGCGGACTGGGCTGGGGCATATCCATGCCGCTGCAGGCGGCAGTGATGTTCGACATCTCGGCTCCCCGTGCGCGCGGCCTGAACCAGAACCTGCTGATCGTTATGATGCAGGGAGGCTTCTTCCTCGGCCCGTTCCTGGGGGGGCAGATCATCTCCTGTTCCGGCTTCGGCCCGCTCTTTGCCTCCCTCGCACTGCTGACCCTCGCCTCCCTGCTTACCATGCTCGTCGCCGGCCATTACGCCAAGCGTCACGGCGCGGAAGGGAGCGGCCAAGCGGTCAGCTAG
- a CDS encoding FAD binding domain-containing protein — MRIVLSPSSLEELFSHLEHFPQAMVMAGGTDLLVRLRQEPVPNQRPLLLLAGLPELQGINDRGTEISIGAATPLARLISHPLALGHAELLVRAARTIGGPAIRNMATLGGNISTASPAGDSLPALQLLGAELELASRHGTRRLSVGDFVAGPGRTQVRHGEVITRILLPREEDFPHQTFQKVGLRSALAVAVVSFAGMFRLSPDGCVQEARFAWGSVAPTVVRLPGLEEKLAGAPLDRDTIRSAAALVREGVSPMDDIRGSADYRRSVAANLLVRFLEGIHA, encoded by the coding sequence ATGAGGATCGTACTTTCCCCCTCGTCCCTGGAGGAGCTCTTCTCCCATCTGGAGCATTTTCCCCAGGCCATGGTCATGGCCGGCGGCACCGATCTTTTGGTCAGGCTGCGCCAAGAGCCGGTCCCGAACCAGCGCCCCCTCCTGCTACTTGCCGGCCTGCCGGAGCTCCAGGGCATCAATGACAGGGGAACGGAAATCTCCATCGGCGCCGCCACGCCGCTGGCCCGCCTGATCAGCCACCCGCTGGCCCTGGGTCATGCAGAGCTGCTGGTCCGGGCCGCCCGCACCATCGGCGGCCCGGCGATCAGGAACATGGCCACCCTGGGGGGCAACATCAGCACCGCATCCCCGGCCGGGGACTCCCTGCCGGCACTGCAGCTGCTGGGCGCTGAACTGGAGCTGGCCTCCCGGCACGGGACACGCCGGCTGTCCGTGGGAGACTTTGTCGCCGGACCGGGCAGGACGCAGGTGCGCCATGGCGAGGTCATCACCCGCATCCTGCTGCCCCGGGAGGAGGACTTCCCCCACCAGACCTTCCAGAAGGTCGGTCTGCGCAGTGCTTTGGCCGTGGCCGTGGTCAGTTTTGCCGGGATGTTCAGGCTTTCCCCCGACGGCTGCGTGCAAGAGGCCCGTTTTGCCTGGGGGAGCGTGGCGCCCACCGTTGTCAGGCTCCCCGGGCTGGAGGAGAAACTGGCCGGCGCGCCCCTGGACCGGGACACAATCCGGTCAGCGGCGGCACTGGTGCGCGAAGGCGTGTCGCCCATGGACGATATCCGCGGCAGCGCCGACTACCGCCGTTCCGTGGCCGCCAACCTGCTGGTCCGTTTCCTGGAGGGAATCCATGCCTAA
- a CDS encoding (2Fe-2S)-binding protein — protein MNEARETIRFILNGRAMAIDAPADRRVVDLLREDLGLTGTKEGCGTGECGACTILVDNESRLSCLMLVAQLEGARVTTVEGLELLPVGRAIQRAFVEEGAVQCGFCTPGMELAALALLREEPQPTRERIREGLSGNLCRCTGYVKIVDAVERAATDIGGGEQE, from the coding sequence ATGAATGAGGCACGGGAAACAATACGGTTCATCCTCAACGGCCGGGCAATGGCGATCGACGCCCCCGCAGACCGGCGGGTGGTGGATCTGCTGCGCGAAGACCTGGGGCTGACCGGGACCAAAGAGGGGTGCGGCACGGGCGAGTGCGGCGCCTGCACCATCCTGGTGGATAACGAAAGCCGCCTCTCCTGCCTGATGCTGGTGGCCCAACTGGAGGGGGCTCGGGTCACCACCGTGGAGGGGCTGGAGCTGCTCCCCGTGGGGAGAGCTATTCAGCGGGCCTTCGTGGAGGAGGGGGCGGTGCAGTGCGGCTTCTGTACCCCGGGCATGGAGCTGGCCGCCCTGGCCCTGCTGCGTGAGGAGCCACAGCCGACGCGGGAGCGGATCAGGGAGGGGCTTTCCGGAAACCTCTGCCGCTGCACCGGGTATGTCAAAATCGTGGATGCGGTGGAGCGGGCCGCCACGGACATCGGCGGAGGGGAACAAGAATGA
- a CDS encoding ACP S-malonyltransferase, translating into MTSTTGKIALLCSGQAGQRSGMLDELLGNPRHNELSQLASDLLGQDVCSWWRSLGEDEIYANSRAQFTIALYQLATWDAIRDLLPKPALVAGYSLGEVAACYVAGALNRRETLRIIRERARLMDLATAQLRPGRGAMMLWRYDDVPERRMRRDAMMAALGIDTAIVRGSGEVVLSGRDDAVHRLLDHFSPTNPSLVRLPVAVPSHSRHLAGAVEPLRRFILEGECAAPAVPLLSSLSGQRITSREGVAEALSAQLASTVRWDLCMAAMARAAIDTVIELGPGTDLARLLMREYPHIRVCSVDEFPCLSRFETWLEEHQA; encoded by the coding sequence ATGACGAGCACCACGGGGAAGATCGCCCTCCTCTGTTCCGGCCAAGCCGGGCAGAGAAGCGGCATGCTGGATGAACTTCTCGGCAACCCGCGACATAACGAACTGTCGCAGCTGGCTTCCGATCTCCTGGGACAGGATGTGTGCTCCTGGTGGCGCTCCCTCGGAGAAGACGAGATCTATGCCAACAGCCGGGCCCAGTTTACCATCGCCCTCTATCAGCTGGCAACCTGGGACGCCATCCGCGACCTGCTTCCGAAGCCGGCCCTGGTGGCCGGCTACTCCCTTGGCGAGGTCGCGGCCTGTTACGTCGCCGGCGCCCTGAACCGGCGGGAAACCCTCCGGATCATCCGGGAACGGGCGCGCCTGATGGATCTGGCAACGGCACAGCTGCGGCCGGGCCGCGGGGCGATGATGCTATGGCGTTATGACGACGTCCCCGAACGACGGATGCGGCGCGATGCAATGATGGCAGCACTGGGGATCGACACGGCAATCGTCCGCGGCAGCGGCGAGGTGGTGCTGTCCGGCCGCGACGACGCGGTCCACCGGCTGCTGGATCATTTTTCCCCGACAAATCCGTCCCTGGTTCGTCTTCCCGTCGCTGTTCCCTCCCACAGCCGCCATCTGGCCGGGGCGGTGGAACCGTTGCGCAGGTTCATCCTGGAAGGAGAATGCGCGGCTCCCGCCGTGCCGCTGCTGTCCAGCCTGTCCGGACAGCGGATCACGAGCCGTGAGGGAGTGGCGGAGGCACTGTCGGCCCAGCTCGCGAGCACCGTCCGCTGGGACCTCTGCATGGCGGCCATGGCACGGGCCGCCATCGACACCGTGATTGAGCTGGGACCCGGGACGGACCTGGCCCGGCTCCTGATGCGCGAGTACCCCCACATCAGGGTCTGTTCCGTCGATGAATTTCCATGCCTGTCCCGATTCGAGACATGGCTTGAGGAGCATCAAGCATGA
- a CDS encoding acyl carrier protein — MTTREKICELILKTRKGKLAPEDLKPEADLRNDLRLDSLALAELLVLTEDSFGVEFSPEEAHSVATLGQMIDFIDKRLAAA, encoded by the coding sequence ATGACAACACGCGAGAAAATCTGTGAACTGATTCTGAAGACGAGGAAGGGCAAGCTGGCCCCGGAGGACCTGAAACCCGAGGCTGACCTGCGAAACGATCTGCGCCTTGACTCCCTGGCGTTGGCCGAGCTGCTGGTGCTGACGGAGGACAGCTTCGGCGTGGAATTCTCTCCTGAAGAGGCCCACTCGGTGGCAACCCTGGGGCAGATGATCGACTTCATCGACAAACGCCTGGCCGCCGCCTAA
- a CDS encoding 3-oxoacyl-ACP synthase III family protein — protein MMTTGAGILGTGVCLPEQLLTNEELASRFGITTEWIFERTGIRQRHIAAPHQACSDLAIVAARRALAAADTLPEEIGMVIVSTISGDYPSPATAALVQGALGIPGAICFDLSAACSGFVYGLVVGCHAVTCGFSRKVLLIGAEVLSRIVNPDDCDSVILFGDGAGAAVIGPVPDGFGLLATDAGTIGSEHEAIMVPAGGSRLPLSAEVLADQLQYVRMDGNQVFVFAMRILGNSAMRAMNKRGLTPTDIALFVPHQANRRIIEAAAGRLDLPLERFVVNLERIGNTSSASIPIALDETIRTGRIVHGDHLMLTGFGAGVSWGSALLRWHSPGSDQIHTKGDEP, from the coding sequence ATGATGACCACGGGGGCTGGAATCCTGGGAACCGGTGTCTGCCTGCCGGAACAGCTGCTGACCAACGAAGAGCTCGCCAGCCGCTTCGGCATCACCACGGAGTGGATCTTCGAGCGCACCGGCATCCGCCAACGCCACATCGCCGCACCGCATCAGGCCTGCTCCGACCTGGCCATCGTTGCCGCCCGTCGGGCCCTGGCCGCCGCCGATACCCTTCCGGAGGAGATCGGCATGGTCATCGTCTCCACCATATCCGGCGATTACCCCTCCCCGGCCACGGCGGCGCTCGTCCAGGGCGCCCTGGGGATTCCGGGCGCGATCTGTTTCGACCTTTCTGCCGCCTGCTCCGGTTTCGTGTATGGGCTCGTGGTCGGCTGTCATGCCGTCACCTGCGGATTCAGCCGCAAGGTGCTGCTGATCGGCGCGGAGGTGCTGTCCCGCATCGTCAACCCGGACGACTGCGACAGCGTCATCCTGTTCGGCGACGGCGCCGGCGCGGCGGTGATCGGGCCGGTTCCCGACGGATTCGGCTTGCTGGCGACCGATGCGGGCACCATCGGCAGCGAACATGAGGCCATCATGGTCCCGGCCGGCGGCAGCCGGTTGCCGCTCTCGGCGGAAGTCCTTGCCGACCAGTTGCAGTACGTGCGCATGGACGGGAACCAGGTTTTCGTCTTCGCCATGCGCATCCTGGGCAATTCGGCCATGCGCGCCATGAACAAGCGGGGATTGACGCCAACGGATATCGCCCTGTTCGTGCCCCACCAGGCAAACCGCCGCATCATCGAGGCCGCGGCCGGCCGGCTTGACCTGCCGCTGGAGCGGTTTGTCGTCAACCTGGAGCGGATCGGAAACACCTCTTCCGCCTCGATCCCCATTGCCCTGGACGAGACCATCCGCACGGGGCGGATAGTGCATGGCGACCACCTGATGCTGACCGGATTCGGGGCGGGAGTCAGCTGGGGGTCGGCATTGCTTCGCTGGCACTCCCCCGGGAGTGACCAAATTCACACCAAAGGAGATGAACCATGA
- a CDS encoding 3-oxoacyl-ACP reductase family protein — MEFKDQTVVVTGGTRGIGRAIALAFARNGARVFAAYLNNDAAARATWEEAESLAGSLVAIKADVGTAEGARAIMDAAAKETGHIDVLVNNAGILRDGLLVTMAEQDWEEVMRTNLNSLFHCGKWGARKMLGQQRGAIVTVSSVSALMGTAGQTTYSASKGAAISFTKSLARELGPLGIRVNAVVAGLIRTDMTAHLEGEALQRIVRTTSLGRSGTPQEVAEAVLFLASARASYITGQSLVVDGGIV; from the coding sequence ATGGAATTCAAGGACCAGACCGTTGTCGTCACCGGCGGCACCCGCGGGATCGGACGGGCCATTGCGCTGGCCTTTGCCCGCAACGGCGCACGGGTGTTTGCGGCGTACCTGAACAACGATGCGGCCGCACGGGCTACCTGGGAGGAGGCCGAGAGCCTGGCAGGCTCCCTGGTCGCCATCAAGGCCGACGTGGGCACGGCCGAAGGAGCCCGCGCCATCATGGATGCGGCCGCGAAAGAGACGGGGCACATCGACGTGCTGGTCAACAACGCCGGCATCCTGAGAGACGGGCTGCTGGTCACCATGGCCGAACAGGATTGGGAGGAGGTCATGCGGACAAACCTGAACTCCCTCTTTCACTGCGGCAAATGGGGCGCCAGAAAGATGCTGGGGCAACAGCGGGGCGCCATCGTAACGGTCTCATCCGTATCCGCCCTCATGGGAACGGCCGGCCAGACCACCTACTCCGCCTCCAAGGGCGCCGCCATCAGCTTCACCAAATCCCTGGCCCGCGAGCTGGGGCCGCTAGGGATCCGGGTGAACGCGGTGGTGGCCGGCCTGATACGTACCGACATGACCGCGCACCTGGAGGGGGAGGCGCTGCAACGCATCGTCCGCACCACCTCCCTGGGGCGCAGCGGCACTCCCCAGGAAGTGGCCGAGGCGGTCCTGTTCCTGGCCTCGGCGCGGGCTTCCTACATCACCGGCCAGTCCCTGGTCGTGGATGGCGGCATCGTCTGA
- a CDS encoding xanthine dehydrogenase family protein molybdopterin-binding subunit, which yields MTMDERQLEIGRPEIRGDAPAKARGRELFSADIYPDNLVWAGAVRAGIPHGRLLSLDASAALALPGVLRVLTARDIDGPNRHGIIHKDTPVLVDDLVRYSGDAIALVLAESASALRRAITLVRAEIQPLPALFDPDEALAEGAPQLHPDQASNLLLAAEIRTGDAETALGECAAMVEGEFSTPVQAHVFLETENGTARLEADGGISMTVSTQSPFRDRFEVGHALGIPFQRIRITSPSLGGGFGGKDGATVQCLLALAALHSEGRPVRMQWSREENLSAGYRRHGCRMRYRMGALEDGTLHALQCDLIYDTGAYAHLGGEVMELGMEHSGGPYRIPHTLIRGKCVFTNNPVAGAMRAFGVCQVSFAFESMMDLLAEKLAMDPLQLRRKNALVRGDRNCAGMRLDTSTNIAGCLELLEEHPFWHEREEWKRQAPPHTRRGVGLAAIFNAAGYGGKVRDAAIAKVELSPEGEIVVHNGVSDMGQGNSAAFLQMAGQILGQDASSLRLHQPDTLTAYPSGSSSAGRTTYTFGNALIKACQDLKARLINRAGLLLFTDNDDELRLAPGKVIHPPSQREVPLRQLAGFMPREDRVCINQFVAPVCRDVPDTATGFFIGFPHLIFAYAAHLARIQVDLATGLIRVMDYLATTDGGGVINPAMFDQQVHGGVAQGLGYALMEDLVTSQGMVLSDDLGSYLIPGAQDVPEIVSIPCQGDEESGPFGMKGIGEVAMNGPLPAIANALADACGIRVNHAPLTPSKVLAALSGLNE from the coding sequence ATGACCATGGATGAACGACAACTGGAAATAGGCCGGCCGGAGATCCGCGGCGACGCCCCTGCCAAGGCCAGGGGTCGGGAGCTGTTCTCCGCCGACATCTACCCCGACAACCTGGTCTGGGCAGGGGCGGTGCGGGCCGGCATCCCCCACGGCAGGCTCCTGTCGCTGGATGCTTCGGCGGCCCTGGCCCTGCCCGGCGTGCTCAGGGTGCTGACCGCCAGGGACATAGACGGGCCGAACCGCCACGGCATCATCCATAAGGACACGCCGGTGCTGGTGGACGACCTGGTCCGCTACAGCGGAGACGCCATCGCCCTGGTGCTGGCCGAGAGTGCCTCTGCCCTGCGCCGGGCCATCACGCTGGTGCGGGCCGAGATCCAGCCGCTTCCGGCGCTGTTCGACCCCGACGAGGCACTGGCCGAAGGCGCCCCCCAACTGCACCCGGACCAGGCGAGCAACCTGCTCCTGGCGGCCGAGATCCGCACCGGCGACGCCGAGACGGCGCTGGGGGAGTGCGCCGCGATGGTGGAGGGAGAGTTCTCCACCCCGGTGCAGGCCCATGTTTTCCTGGAGACGGAGAACGGCACCGCCAGGCTGGAAGCGGATGGCGGCATCAGCATGACCGTCTCCACCCAGTCCCCCTTCCGGGACCGCTTCGAGGTGGGCCATGCCCTGGGCATCCCTTTCCAGCGCATCCGCATCACAAGCCCCAGCCTGGGGGGTGGCTTCGGCGGCAAGGACGGCGCCACCGTGCAGTGCCTGCTGGCACTGGCCGCCCTGCACAGCGAAGGGAGGCCGGTGAGAATGCAGTGGAGCAGGGAGGAAAACCTGTCCGCCGGCTACCGGCGCCACGGCTGCAGGATGCGCTACCGCATGGGCGCCTTGGAGGACGGCACCCTGCACGCCCTGCAGTGCGACCTGATCTATGACACCGGCGCCTACGCCCACCTGGGGGGCGAGGTGATGGAGCTGGGCATGGAGCACAGCGGCGGCCCCTACCGCATCCCCCACACGCTGATCAGGGGAAAATGCGTCTTCACCAACAACCCGGTGGCCGGCGCCATGCGCGCCTTCGGCGTCTGCCAGGTCAGCTTCGCCTTCGAGTCCATGATGGACCTGCTGGCGGAAAAGCTGGCCATGGACCCGCTGCAACTCCGCCGCAAGAACGCCCTGGTCCGGGGGGACAGAAACTGCGCCGGCATGCGCCTGGACACATCCACCAACATTGCAGGCTGCCTGGAACTGCTGGAGGAGCATCCCTTCTGGCACGAGCGGGAGGAGTGGAAACGACAGGCACCTCCCCATACCAGGCGCGGGGTCGGTCTGGCGGCCATCTTCAACGCCGCCGGCTACGGCGGCAAGGTGCGCGACGCGGCCATCGCCAAGGTGGAACTTTCCCCAGAGGGGGAGATCGTGGTGCACAACGGGGTCTCGGACATGGGACAGGGAAACTCGGCCGCCTTCCTGCAGATGGCGGGACAGATCCTGGGACAGGATGCCTCCAGCTTGCGGCTGCACCAGCCGGACACCCTCACCGCCTACCCCTCCGGTTCCTCATCCGCCGGCCGGACCACCTATACCTTCGGCAATGCCCTGATCAAAGCCTGTCAGGATCTCAAGGCACGCCTGATCAACCGGGCCGGGCTGCTGCTGTTCACCGACAACGACGACGAGCTGCGCCTGGCACCCGGCAAGGTGATCCACCCCCCAAGCCAGCGGGAAGTGCCCCTGCGGCAGTTGGCCGGCTTCATGCCCCGCGAGGACCGGGTCTGCATCAACCAGTTCGTGGCCCCGGTCTGCCGGGATGTGCCGGATACGGCCACCGGCTTCTTCATCGGCTTCCCCCACCTGATCTTCGCCTACGCCGCCCACTTGGCCCGCATCCAGGTGGACCTGGCCACCGGCCTGATCCGGGTGATGGACTATCTGGCGACCACCGACGGCGGCGGAGTCATCAACCCGGCCATGTTCGACCAGCAGGTCCATGGCGGCGTGGCCCAGGGTCTGGGCTACGCCCTGATGGAGGATCTGGTGACCAGCCAGGGGATGGTGCTGAGCGACGACCTGGGCAGCTATCTGATCCCGGGAGCCCAGGATGTGCCGGAGATCGTCTCCATCCCCTGCCAGGGCGACGAGGAGAGCGGCCCCTTCGGCATGAAGGGCATCGGCGAGGTGGCCATGAACGGCCCGCTGCCGGCAATCGCCAACGCCCTGGCCGACGCCTGCGGGATCCGTGTCAACCATGCCCCGCTGACACCGTCGAAGGTGCTGGCGGCCCTTTCCGGCCTGAATGAATAG
- the hisC gene encoding histidinol-phosphate transaminase, producing MNLDTLVPDYVRCFQAYVPSRPDHLLMREYGAPLLYRLNNNENPLGPPPAASREIASFPPELAAVYPSGDSFELREALGNRLGISPERILVGNGSCEVISSVIKAFCQPGDNIVTADKTFAVYEWVAEFSGIQAHLVPLRDHAFDPQGMLDRIDNRTKIIFVCNPNNPTGSYWTGQLLTDFLERVGSERIVVVDEAYREFVEDEEYPDGVSLMERFPNLVVFRTFSKMYALAGLRTGYLVGSDRVVEVVRRTSVVYSVNVQAQRAALAALSDDGGHIAATRALVRESRAYLRTACDDLGLETVIGEGNYLMIRVPINDMLMYRRLMKRGMMVRSMTGFRYPGWIRVTLKEMEVMTRFAQALGAEIAAIRSRGRTS from the coding sequence ATGAACCTGGACACCCTGGTCCCCGACTATGTTCGCTGTTTCCAGGCCTACGTCCCCAGCAGGCCCGACCACCTGCTGATGCGTGAGTACGGCGCCCCCCTGCTCTATCGCCTGAACAACAACGAAAACCCCCTGGGTCCTCCCCCGGCGGCAAGCCGCGAGATCGCCTCCTTCCCCCCGGAGCTGGCCGCCGTCTACCCCAGCGGCGACTCATTCGAGCTGCGCGAGGCTCTGGGGAACCGCCTGGGCATCTCCCCCGAGCGCATCCTGGTGGGCAACGGTTCCTGCGAGGTTATCTCGTCGGTGATCAAGGCCTTCTGCCAGCCGGGCGACAACATCGTCACCGCAGACAAGACCTTTGCCGTCTACGAATGGGTGGCGGAGTTCTCCGGCATCCAGGCGCACCTGGTTCCGCTCCGCGATCACGCCTTCGATCCCCAGGGGATGCTGGACAGGATCGACAACCGCACCAAGATCATCTTTGTCTGCAACCCCAACAACCCCACCGGCAGCTACTGGACAGGGCAGCTGCTGACCGACTTCCTGGAAAGGGTGGGAAGCGAGCGGATCGTGGTGGTGGACGAGGCCTACCGCGAATTCGTGGAGGATGAAGAGTACCCGGACGGGGTCAGCCTGATGGAGCGCTTCCCCAACCTGGTGGTATTCCGCACCTTCTCCAAGATGTACGCCCTGGCCGGTCTGCGCACCGGCTATCTGGTAGGGAGCGACCGGGTGGTGGAGGTGGTCCGACGCACCAGCGTGGTCTATTCGGTAAACGTGCAGGCCCAGCGGGCCGCCCTGGCGGCACTTTCCGACGATGGGGGACATATCGCCGCGACCCGCGCCCTGGTTCGGGAGTCCAGGGCCTATCTGCGCACGGCGTGCGACGACCTGGGCCTGGAAACCGTCATCGGAGAAGGCAACTACCTGATGATCAGGGTGCCAATCAACGACATGCTCATGTACCGCCGCCTGATGAAGCGGGGGATGATGGTCCGCTCCATGACCGGGTTCCGCTACCCCGGCTGGATCCGCGTCACCCTCAAGGAGATGGAGGTCATGACCCGCTTTGCCCAGGCTCTGGGCGCTGAGATCGCGGCGATCCGCTCGCGGGGTAGAACGTCATGA